Proteins encoded in a region of the Solanum dulcamara chromosome 9, daSolDulc1.2, whole genome shotgun sequence genome:
- the LOC129903272 gene encoding uncharacterized protein LOC129903272, which translates to MESAEEDQASICDSVFFTQPPPNLVSLSPFTTSVSPSSRRLSSCYSQRSQPIKAKRQLAWVSLQGRLIGAEEASSARKIGGGLNPKEAFAWELFSPIHRILIVAVVAVAAANSKKNRQICRLKKSVELRDQVLLGMQQKLDTLCEQVNYFKDQPETAVDTYEYFQSNNVYERNMIKGEEMLKFEMPPAANQAEPEERRMSDLSDWAASMTSSVDIQLNTSAVEQDFYNLQKECEEKDATIRELSTFLQSSEAFGGKRIGELEDIIRRKNMIITKLKKDVLILEQKVVNLTRLRRPSFSSRSSKGVLLPPLTDNILYDMDSTTSPSSSDSDSSPGRIAQPLFASQDISIYHGKNTLRENQKQEQVESLPLLVKPTDRHPKSRPVSPLKEKSLNQTQDSVFRLKPRQASSISAESRRRRPPVAKSKDVLAQKRWL; encoded by the exons ATGGAATCAGCCGAAGAAGATCAAGCTTCTATATGTGACTCAGTTTTTTTCACGCAGCCGCCACCGAATTTAGTGTCATTATCACCTTTCACTACATCAGTTTCACCTTCTTCTCGGCGGCTTTCGAGCTGCTATTCTCAGCGGAGCCAACCCATAAAAGCAAAAAGGCAACTTGCATGGGTATCTCTTCAAGGAAGGCTTATCGGCGCAGAGGAAGCAAGTTCTGCTAGGAAAATTGGCGGTGGCTTAAATCCTAAAGAAGCTTTCGCTTGGGAACTCTTTAGCCCCATTCATCGGATTCTTATAGTTGCTGTTGTCGCCGTTGCTGCTGCGAATTCAAAGAAGAATAGGCAGATTTGTCGGCTGAAGAAATCTGTTGAACTTAGG GATCAAGTACTCTTAGGCATGCAACAGAAGCTGGACACATTATGTGAACAGGTTAACTATTTCAAGGATCAGCCAGAGACTGCAGTAGATACATATGAATATTTTCAGTCCAACAACGTTTATGAG AGGAATATGATCAAGGGAGAAGAGATGCTTAAATTTGAAATGCCTCCAGCAGCAAATCAGGCTGAACCAGAGGAACGGCGTATGTCTGATTTGTCAGATTGGGCTGCTAGTATGACTTCCTCTGTAGACATTCAG CTGAACACTTCAGCAGTTGAACAAGATTTTTATAATCTCCAGAAGGAATGTGAAGAAAAAGATGCCACCATCAGGGAGTTATCCACTTTTCTTCAATCATCAGAAGCTTTTGGTGGAAAG AGGATTGGAGAGCTTGAAGATATCATCCGCAGAAAGAATATGATTATAACAAAACTCAAGAAAGATGTTTTAATCTTAGAGCAGAAG GTTGTGAATCTAACAAGACTTAGAAGACCATCTTTCTCTTCAAGAAGCTCAAAGGGGGTGCTGCTTCCTCCATTGACAGACAACATCCTTTATGATATGGACAGTACTACTAGCCCTTCATCTTCAGATTCAGATAGCTCCCCTGGGAGAATAGCTCAACCTCTTTTTGCTAGTCAAGACATCAGCATTTATCATGGTAAAAATACTTTAAGGGAAAACCAGAAACAGGAGCAGGTCGAAAGCTTACCTTTATTAGTGAAACCAACAGACAGACATCCAAAGTCACGACCAGTAAGCCCCTTGAAGGAGAAATCATTGAATCAGACACAGGATTCAGTCTTCAGATTGAAACCAAGGCAGGCATCATCGATTAGTGCAGAATCTAGGAGGAGGCGACCTCCTGTTGCTAAGTCGAAGGATGTGCTTGCACAAAAACGATGGCTTTAG